A single Cellulomonas sp. SLBN-39 DNA region contains:
- a CDS encoding trehalose-6-phosphate synthase, which translates to MPEQVPTDGQDLVVVANRLPVDVSVGEDGQTTWTRSPGGLVTALAPVMAQADGAWVGWGGSPGLELEPFDVDGTRLVPVMLTSDEVERYYEGFSNDSLWPLYHDVIAPPTFHRQWWDAYQRVNRRFAQAAASQAAYGATVWVHDYQLQLVPAFLRELRPDLRIGYFHHIPFPPLEIFAQLPWRRQVVEGLLGADLVGFQRGGDASNFVRVVRRFTDLTTRGQVVTIGEGTDAQRHVRAAAFPISIDSTAFDTLARTPAVQQRAMEIRKELGDPEVLLLGVDRLDYTKGIRHRIKAYGELLEDGRLSPTTTTLVQVASPSRENVGAYQQLRDEVELLVGRINGDYGQVGHAPVQYLHQSFPMEEMAALYLAADVMLVTALRDGMNLVAKEYVAARSDDRGALVLSEFTGAADELQGAILVNPHDIAGTKDAITYAAHLDPRESRKRMRRLRRRVLSHDVRAWSEQFLAVLAAVPRSGE; encoded by the coding sequence GTGCCCGAGCAGGTGCCGACCGACGGCCAGGACCTGGTCGTCGTCGCCAACCGCCTCCCCGTCGACGTGAGCGTCGGCGAGGACGGCCAGACCACGTGGACCCGGTCCCCGGGCGGTCTGGTGACCGCCCTGGCCCCCGTCATGGCCCAGGCCGACGGCGCCTGGGTGGGCTGGGGCGGCTCGCCCGGGCTCGAGCTGGAGCCCTTCGACGTCGACGGGACCCGGCTGGTGCCGGTGATGCTCACGTCCGACGAGGTGGAGCGGTACTACGAGGGCTTCTCCAACGACTCCCTGTGGCCGCTTTACCACGACGTCATCGCCCCACCGACCTTCCACCGGCAGTGGTGGGACGCGTACCAGCGCGTGAACCGGCGGTTCGCGCAGGCCGCGGCGTCGCAGGCCGCGTACGGGGCCACCGTCTGGGTGCACGACTACCAGCTGCAGCTCGTGCCGGCGTTCCTGCGCGAGCTGCGGCCCGACCTGCGGATCGGGTACTTCCACCACATCCCGTTCCCCCCGCTGGAGATCTTCGCCCAGCTGCCGTGGCGGCGGCAGGTCGTCGAGGGGCTGCTGGGTGCGGACCTCGTGGGCTTCCAGCGCGGCGGGGACGCGTCGAACTTCGTGCGCGTCGTGCGCCGGTTCACCGACCTGACCACGCGCGGGCAGGTCGTGACGATCGGCGAGGGCACCGACGCGCAGCGGCACGTGCGCGCGGCGGCGTTCCCCATCTCGATCGACTCGACCGCCTTCGACACCCTGGCCCGCACCCCGGCCGTGCAGCAGCGCGCCATGGAGATCCGCAAGGAGCTCGGCGACCCGGAGGTCCTGCTGCTCGGCGTCGACCGGCTCGACTACACCAAGGGCATCCGGCACCGCATCAAGGCGTACGGCGAGCTCCTCGAGGACGGGCGGCTGTCGCCCACCACGACGACGCTCGTGCAGGTCGCCAGCCCCAGCCGGGAGAACGTCGGCGCGTACCAGCAGCTGCGCGACGAGGTCGAGCTCCTCGTGGGCCGCATCAACGGCGACTACGGCCAGGTCGGGCACGCGCCCGTGCAGTACCTGCACCAGTCGTTCCCGATGGAGGAGATGGCGGCCCTGTACCTCGCGGCCGACGTCATGCTCGTCACGGCGCTGCGCGACGGCATGAACCTCGTCGCCAAGGAGTACGTCGCGGCCCGCTCGGACGACCGCGGGGCCCTCGTGCTCAGCGAGTTCACCGGCGCCGCCGACGAGCTGCAGGGCGCGATCCTCGTCAACCCGCACGACATCGCCGGCACCAAGGACGCGATCACGTACGCCGCGCACCTGGACCCCCGCGAGTCCCGCAAGCGCATGCGCCGCCTGCGCCGCCGCGTGCTCTCGCACGACGTGCGCGCGTGGTCCGAGCAGTTCCTCGCGGTGCTGGCCGCCGTCCCGAGGAGCGGCGAGTGA
- the otsB gene encoding trehalose-phosphatase, with protein MSAEQRDARALTERLHALAADPGAHPLLVALDFDGTLAPLQDDPSASRILPAGVDALATLAGRTGLELALVSGRSMADLQALAQVPAGTFLIGSHGAERARVTTFGLDRDVVELTHAQADRLAALGARAAAVARGRDGVWVETKPTAVVVHTRLAEPDVGAEAEAQALALGTELGCGTLHGKDVVELTVLPADKGTALQALRGELGAPVVLYAGDDVTDEHAFAALGATDVTVKVGAGPTAAAYRVGSPDEVVAVLADLAATWGR; from the coding sequence GTGAGCGCCGAGCAGCGCGACGCCCGCGCGCTGACCGAGCGGCTGCACGCCCTCGCGGCCGACCCCGGCGCGCACCCGCTGCTCGTCGCGCTGGACTTCGACGGCACCCTCGCGCCGCTTCAGGACGACCCGTCGGCCTCGCGCATCCTGCCCGCCGGCGTCGACGCCCTGGCCACGCTCGCCGGGCGCACCGGCCTGGAGCTGGCGCTGGTGTCGGGCCGGTCGATGGCCGACCTGCAGGCCCTCGCTCAGGTGCCCGCGGGCACGTTCCTCATCGGCAGCCACGGCGCCGAGCGTGCCCGCGTGACGACCTTCGGCCTGGACCGCGACGTCGTCGAGCTCACGCACGCGCAGGCCGACCGGCTCGCGGCCCTGGGCGCCCGGGCCGCCGCCGTGGCCCGCGGCCGCGACGGGGTGTGGGTCGAGACCAAGCCCACGGCCGTCGTCGTGCACACCCGCCTCGCCGAGCCCGACGTCGGCGCCGAGGCCGAGGCGCAGGCCCTGGCGCTGGGCACCGAGCTGGGCTGCGGCACGCTGCACGGCAAGGACGTCGTCGAGCTCACGGTGCTGCCCGCCGACAAGGGCACGGCCCTGCAGGCGCTGCGCGGCGAGCTCGGCGCACCCGTGGTGCTCTACGCGGGCGACGACGTCACCGACGAGCACGCGTTCGCCGCGCTCGGCGCCACCGACGTCACGGTCAAGGTGGGCGCCGGGCCGACCGCGGCCGCGTACCGCGTCGGGTCCCCCGACGAGGTCGTCGCGGTCCTCGCCGACCTCGCCGCCACCTGGGGACGGTGA
- a CDS encoding ABC transporter ATP-binding protein has product MATVTFDHATRVYPGTERPAVDALNLHIEDGEFLVLVGPSGCGKSTSLRMLAGLEDVNAGRILIGDRDVTDVQPKDRDIAMVFQNYALYPHMTVADNMGFALKIAGTPKAEIRQRVEEAAKILDLSQYLDRKPKALSGGQRQRVAMGRAIVRQPQVFLMDEPLSNLDAKLRVQTRTQIASLQRRLGVTTVYVTHDQTEALTMGDRIAVLKDGILQQVGTPRDMYDTPANVFVAGFIGSPAMNIGTFAVSEGAAAVGRSRMALPRDVVAGLTEDDKGHITVGFRPESLDVVPAGTPDSFPVVVNIVEELGSDAFVYGELTNEFGQAAEVHSGAGDAQVIVRVDPRQVPGKGETIHVRIRPNEQHLFHAGSGERIPA; this is encoded by the coding sequence ATGGCCACGGTCACTTTCGACCACGCGACCCGGGTGTACCCGGGCACCGAGCGTCCCGCGGTGGACGCCCTCAACCTCCACATCGAGGACGGCGAGTTCCTCGTCCTCGTCGGCCCCTCGGGCTGCGGCAAGTCGACCTCGCTGCGCATGCTCGCCGGCCTGGAGGACGTCAACGCCGGCCGCATCCTCATCGGCGACCGCGACGTCACGGACGTCCAGCCGAAGGACCGCGACATCGCGATGGTCTTCCAGAACTACGCGCTGTACCCGCACATGACGGTCGCGGACAACATGGGCTTCGCCCTGAAGATCGCCGGCACGCCGAAGGCGGAGATCCGCCAGCGCGTCGAGGAGGCGGCCAAGATCCTCGACCTGTCGCAGTACCTCGACCGCAAGCCCAAGGCCCTGTCCGGCGGCCAGCGCCAGCGCGTCGCCATGGGCCGCGCGATCGTGCGTCAGCCGCAGGTGTTCCTCATGGACGAGCCGCTGTCGAACCTCGACGCCAAGCTCCGCGTGCAGACGCGTACGCAGATCGCCTCGCTGCAGCGCCGCCTCGGCGTCACCACGGTCTACGTCACGCACGACCAGACCGAGGCCCTGACGATGGGCGACCGCATCGCGGTCCTCAAGGACGGCATCCTCCAGCAGGTCGGCACGCCGCGGGACATGTACGACACGCCCGCCAACGTGTTCGTCGCCGGCTTCATCGGCTCCCCGGCCATGAACATCGGCACCTTCGCGGTGTCCGAGGGTGCCGCGGCCGTCGGCCGCTCGCGGATGGCGCTGCCCCGCGACGTCGTCGCAGGCCTCACCGAGGACGACAAGGGCCACATCACGGTCGGCTTCCGGCCCGAGTCGCTCGACGTCGTGCCCGCCGGCACGCCCGACTCGTTCCCGGTCGTCGTGAACATCGTCGAGGAGCTCGGCTCCGACGCGTTCGTCTACGGCGAGCTCACCAACGAGTTCGGCCAGGCCGCCGAGGTCCACTCCGGCGCCGGCGACGCGCAGGTCATCGTGCGCGTCGACCCCCGCCAGGTCCCCGGCAAGGGCGAGACGATCCACGTCCGCATCCGCCCCAACGAGCAGCACCTGTTCCACGCCGGCTCGGGCGAGCGCATCCCCGCCTGA
- a CDS encoding DUF4032 domain-containing protein, which produces MSGTAQRLQITAANPDPALLDLPWHVPLEDWPAETLAALPRGISRHVVRFARMSGRVVAIKEIGETVAYREYELLRQLRKLEVPSVEPVGVITGRRSPEGEPLEAVLITQHLQFSLPYRALFSQSLRPDTATRLIDALAVLLVRLHLGGFYWGDVSLSNTLFRRDAETFAAYLVDAETGDLHDRLTDGQRSYDLEVARVNIIGELMDLQAGEFLDEDEDAVAIGDALAARYGELWRALTETESFGFGERWRVQARIDRLNDLGFDVGELDILTDLDGTTVRIQPKVVDAGHHSRRLMRLTGLDVGENQARRLLNDLDEFRATTDRQAEDEAFVAHDWLTDVFEPAVRAVPRDLRRKLEPAQVYHELLDHRWYMSQQQHRDVPMVEVARSYVQDILPTRPDEQAVLGTRPEDLRDDDGYDPDQMIG; this is translated from the coding sequence ATGAGCGGCACGGCACAGCGCCTCCAGATCACGGCGGCCAACCCCGACCCGGCGCTCCTCGACCTCCCGTGGCACGTGCCGCTGGAGGACTGGCCGGCCGAGACGCTCGCGGCGCTGCCGCGGGGCATCTCCCGGCACGTGGTGCGGTTCGCCCGCATGTCGGGGCGTGTGGTGGCCATCAAGGAGATCGGCGAGACCGTCGCGTACCGCGAGTACGAGCTGCTGCGGCAGCTGCGCAAGCTCGAGGTCCCGAGCGTCGAGCCGGTCGGCGTCATCACGGGACGCCGGTCCCCCGAGGGCGAGCCCCTCGAGGCGGTGCTCATCACGCAGCACCTGCAGTTCTCGCTGCCGTACCGCGCCCTGTTCAGCCAGTCGCTGCGGCCGGACACCGCGACCCGCCTCATCGACGCCCTCGCGGTCCTGCTGGTCCGGCTGCACCTGGGCGGCTTCTACTGGGGCGACGTGTCGTTGTCGAACACGCTGTTCCGCCGCGACGCGGAGACGTTCGCCGCCTACCTCGTCGACGCCGAGACGGGCGACCTGCACGACCGGCTGACGGACGGGCAGCGCTCGTACGACCTCGAGGTCGCCCGGGTCAACATCATCGGCGAGCTCATGGACCTGCAGGCCGGGGAGTTCCTCGACGAGGACGAGGACGCCGTCGCGATCGGCGACGCCCTCGCGGCCCGGTACGGCGAGCTGTGGCGTGCCCTGACCGAGACGGAGTCCTTCGGGTTCGGCGAGCGGTGGCGCGTGCAGGCCCGCATCGACCGGCTCAACGACCTGGGTTTCGACGTCGGCGAGCTCGACATCCTCACCGACCTCGACGGCACGACCGTGCGCATCCAGCCGAAGGTCGTCGACGCCGGGCACCACTCGCGCCGGCTCATGCGCCTCACGGGCCTGGACGTGGGCGAGAACCAGGCCCGCCGGCTGCTCAACGACCTCGACGAGTTCCGGGCCACGACGGACCGGCAGGCCGAGGACGAGGCGTTCGTCGCGCACGACTGGCTGACCGACGTGTTCGAGCCCGCGGTGCGGGCGGTGCCCCGGGACCTGCGCCGCAAGCTCGAGCCCGCGCAGGTGTACCACGAGCTCCTCGACCACCGGTGGTACATGTCGCAGCAGCAGCACCGCGACGTGCCGATGGTCGAGGTCGCGCGCAGCTACGTGCAGGACATCCTGCCGACCCGACCCGACGAGCAGGCCGTGCTCGGCACGCGCCCGGAGGACCTGCGCGACGACGACGGGTACGACCCGGACCAGATGATCGGCTGA